GTTGAGATCGTTATTGCAGAGCTCCAGGAAGAAGGCCTGAAGGCTTCGAAAAAACCTGAAATAGAGAAAGATTTCGGTCTCGTTGTCCAGGATATTACCCCGGAGATCGCAAAACATCTCAGCTTGAAAGATAAGAGAGGCGTTATCGTAACGGATGTATTACCGGGCAGTCCGGCACAGGACGGAGATGTCAGGTCCGGTGATATTATCAAGGAGATCGGCAGGAAACCGATACGGAATGTTGCCGACTTCAGAGAGGCCATGAAACGGGTAAATATCAAAGAAGGCGTGGTTATACTCATCAAGAGAGATAACACGACGTTCTATACGGTGGTAAGGGAGTAAATTTTTCTTTGCATAAATATTTTTTTCATGTATTATTGACTTATGCCGCTATACGAATGGGAAGGTAAAACAGTCTCCGGTACAACAAGGAAAGGGTCAACAAAGGCCCCATCCGAAGATTCTCTCCGTGCGATCCTCAGAAAAGACGGTGTTATCCTTACCAAATTCGTCGAGAAAAAAGAGGAAAAGAAGGAAAAATATAGTCCCAAGGCAAAGGTACCCACGCTCCAGATCGTGATCTTCACAAGACAGCTTTCCACGATGATCACATCCGGTCTTCCCCTTGTTCAATCCCTCGAGATACTCGGGGCACAGATTGAAGATGTCAATCTGAGAGGGATCGTCCGGGAGATAAAAGAGAAGATAGAAGGCGGTTCACGGTTCGCCGACGCTCTCAGGGATTATCCGCAGTGTTTTGACCAGCTCTTCGTCAACCTTGTCGTCGCAGGCGAAGAGGGCGGCTTGCTGGACGGTGTCCTCCAGAGGCTCTCCGTATACATGGAAAAATCAGAAAAGCTCAAATCCAAGGTCAAATCTGCCATGATATACCCGATAAGCATCGTCGTCGTCGCTGTCGGTGTCGTCTTTGTCCTTTTGATCTTTGTTATTCCTGTTTTTGAGACAATGTTCAAGGACATGGGTGCCACCCTCCCTATGCCGACACAGATCGTCGTTAACTTAAGCAGGGCGGTAAAGGGCGGCATAATCTACATTATTGCCGCTGTAGTAGGTATCTTTTTCGCTTTTAAGAAGTATTACCAGTCACAGGGCGGCAGGAAAACGATTGACAGGCTGACACTGAAATTACCCATATTCGGTGTTTTAACGATAAAGGCCTCTGTCGCGAGGGTTACAAGGACCCTTGCGACGCTCCTCTCCAGCGGTGTCGCCATCCTTGAAAGCCTCGATATCGTTGCAAAGGTTGCCGGGAACAAGATCGTAGAAGAGGCGCTGGTGGTTGCAAAAGAGCGGATCAGCGAAGGAAGGAGCATGTCGGAGCCATTGGAACAGGCCGGCATATTCCCGCCAATGGTCGTTCAGATGGTTCAGGTTGGTGAATCAACGGGCGCCCTGGACAATATGCTCAATAAAATAGCAGACTTCTACGAGGATGACGTTGACGCCCTCGTAACAAACATGACGGCGCTCATGGAACCGATGATCATGGCCTTTCTCGGCGTTATCCTCGGCGGGCTTGTCGTCGCCATGTACCTGCCAATCTTTAAACTCGGTTCAGCAGTAGGATAAGAAAACACAATAACCAATCACCAATTAATACCCAACGAGCAATAATCAAACTAAAATTCATTGTTATTTTAGTTATACAAGTGTCTGGTTGAAATGGAAGCTGCGCCAGCATGCGGTGTCGGGGTATCCTGAGCAAACCGTCGTGAGGCGAGGAAGCTCGGTCTTTTGCGCAAGCAAAAGTTCCGAAGCCGAACGCGAGCGAATGTAAGCCGCTGGAGCGCAATGAGCGTGTTTGCGGGGATATCCCGATGCCGCATGCTGGCTCCATGAACCCCTCGGTTAGTTGGTGTTTGATTATTGTTCTATCGCAACTTCCAATCCCAAGTCCCGGATCATCTCGATATCATGCACCGTATCCCTGCCGAGGGTGGTGAGATAATTGCCGGTCATCAATGAATTGCAGCCCGCGATGATACTGAGGGGCAAAAGCTGCCGCAGGTTTTTCTCTTTGCCGCCGCAGAGCTTGATATCTTTACCAGGGAGGATAAATCTGAAGATTGCAACGGTGAGGAGGACCTCGATCGGGGTGAGAGGTAAAACGTTCTCAAGGGGTGTTCCGGGAATGGGATTGAGGATATTGATCGGTATTGAGTCCACATCGGCTTCCTTTAGCGTCATGGCAAGTTCGATACGGTGCACCATGTTTTCGCCGAGGCCTATGATCCCCCCCGAACAGACTGAAAGACCTGCATTCTTTGCTATGTGCAAGGTCTTGATATCCTCCTCATAGTCGTGGGTTGTGCAGATGTTGCCAAAAAAGCTCCGGGCCGTCTCAAGGTTGTGATGGTATCTGAACAGGCCGGCCCTTGCCAGACCGTTTGCCGTCTCTTCATCGAGCAGCCCAAGTGAGGCACATGATCGGATACCCATGTTATTAATACCTTCAACAGCACGGCAGATCACCTGCCACTCCTGATTGTCCGATATACATGTTCCGCTTGTTACGACACTAAATAAATGGATCCCTGCGTCCTTTGCTGTACGGGCCTTTTCAAGGATCTCCCCGGTGGTTACAAGGGGGTATACAGGGGCATCGGTGTGATAATGCGCCGACTGCGCGCAGAACCTGCAGTTTTCAGGGCATACCCCGGACTTTGCGTTGATGATGCCGCAGAGGCTGATCCTCCTCCCTTTGAAATGTTCCCGGATCTCATTTGCATGGGCCATTAAAAGGAAGGGCTTGGCGATGCCGATTTCATAGAGTCTTTTCGCATCGGCAGTATTGATATCCTGCCTGTCGATAGCCTTCTTTTTCAGTTTTTCGATTGTTGAATCCATACAACCTCCAAATAAACCGTATATCGTAGTTCGTATATCGTATATCGTCAAACCCTATATCGCAGTTGTGTACACTGTAATTCGAACTTACAAATCCAGCGACATACGATCTACGATATACTATATACGATATACTGTCTCTCTCCATTCTTCTATCGATTCCAGCGCGCATGCAATGGCCTTTTCCTTCTGCCTCTTATTATAACCCTTGAGGAGACCAAAATTGATATTCATGGGCTGAAAATTGTCCGTTTCCGTTGATACATAGCGCATAAGGGAACCGACGCAGGTATCCTCAGGGGGAGGAACAAACCCGCGGCCCGTTGCCGCCGTATGCGCTGATAATCCCGCAACGAGACCTGAGGCGGTAGACTCCACGTAGCCTTCCACCCCCGTTATCTGCCCGGCGAAAAGGATCCGTTCATCGCCCCTCAGTTGAAGTTTCTCGTTTAACAGTTTTGGAGCGTTGATGTAAGTGTTCCTGTGGATACTTCCGTGTCGTAAAAATACAGCATTCCGAAGTGCCGGGATAAGGCTGAAGACCCGCTCCTGCTCCTGGTATTTAAGCTTTGTCTGAAAACCAACCATGTTATACATCGTGCCTTCTTCATTTTCCCGTCTCAGTTGAATCACCGCGCAGGGATTATTCCTGATCCGCCGGTCTTCAAGACCCACAGGTTTCATCGGTCCATAGAGAAGGGTCTTTTTCCCCCTCTCTGCCATGACCTCTATCGGTAAACAACCCTCAAAGTACGGAACGTCCTCAAAATCTTTG
This window of the Syntrophorhabdaceae bacterium genome carries:
- the bioB gene encoding biotin synthase BioB — translated: MDSTIEKLKKKAIDRQDINTADAKRLYEIGIAKPFLLMAHANEIREHFKGRRISLCGIINAKSGVCPENCRFCAQSAHYHTDAPVYPLVTTGEILEKARTAKDAGIHLFSVVTSGTCISDNQEWQVICRAVEGINNMGIRSCASLGLLDEETANGLARAGLFRYHHNLETARSFFGNICTTHDYEEDIKTLHIAKNAGLSVCSGGIIGLGENMVHRIELAMTLKEADVDSIPINILNPIPGTPLENVLPLTPIEVLLTVAIFRFILPGKDIKLCGGKEKNLRQLLPLSIIAGCNSLMTGNYLTTLGRDTVHDIEMIRDLGLEVAIEQ
- the trmFO gene encoding methylenetetrahydrofolate--tRNA-(uracil(54)-C(5))-methyltransferase (FADH(2)-oxidizing) TrmFO; the encoded protein is MEIKIIGGGLAGAEAAYQIARRGGNVVLYEMRPSVFTPAHKTPYLSELVCSNSLKSTELTNAHGLLKEELRRLDSIIIRIADETSIPGGKALVVDREVFSRRITEEIESNPRITVVRKEIREIPEGTVIIATGPLTSDDLTESIKTRTGVHNLYFYDAISPIIDGDSIDMDKAFFGSRYLKDAVDYLNCPLTEEEYDTFYEELTHAGRVDLKDFEDVPYFEGCLPIEVMAERGKKTLLYGPMKPVGLEDRRIRNNPCAVIQLRRENEEGTMYNMVGFQTKLKYQEQERVFSLIPALRNAVFLRHGSIHRNTYINAPKLLNEKLQLRGDERILFAGQITGVEGYVESTASGLVAGLSAHTAATGRGFVPPPEDTCVGSLMRYVSTETDNFQPMNINFGLLKGYNKRQKEKAIACALESIEEWRETVYRI
- a CDS encoding type II secretion system F family protein; this translates as MPLYEWEGKTVSGTTRKGSTKAPSEDSLRAILRKDGVILTKFVEKKEEKKEKYSPKAKVPTLQIVIFTRQLSTMITSGLPLVQSLEILGAQIEDVNLRGIVREIKEKIEGGSRFADALRDYPQCFDQLFVNLVVAGEEGGLLDGVLQRLSVYMEKSEKLKSKVKSAMIYPISIVVVAVGVVFVLLIFVIPVFETMFKDMGATLPMPTQIVVNLSRAVKGGIIYIIAAVVGIFFAFKKYYQSQGGRKTIDRLTLKLPIFGVLTIKASVARVTRTLATLLSSGVAILESLDIVAKVAGNKIVEEALVVAKERISEGRSMSEPLEQAGIFPPMVVQMVQVGESTGALDNMLNKIADFYEDDVDALVTNMTALMEPMIMAFLGVILGGLVVAMYLPIFKLGSAVG